A region from the Simiduia sp. 21SJ11W-1 genome encodes:
- the leuS gene encoding leucine--tRNA ligase: MTTNLPLEEHYHPDQIESATQAHWDANKSFNVAEDPSRKKFYCLSMFPYPSGKLHMGHVRNYTISDVIARYQRMQGKNVLHPMGWDAFGLPAENAAIKHKTAPAKWTYSNTDYMRNQLKRLGFGFDWSREVTTCKPDYYKWEQWFFTRLIEKGLAYKKVSAVNWCPNDMTVLANEQVIDGCCWRCDSKVERKEIPQWFIKITDYAEQLLKDLDQLDEWPEQVRTMQRNWIGKSQGVDMTFALEAPVGEHTAFDVYTTRPDTLMGVTYVSLAAEHPISKKLAENNPALAAFIAECKIQSVSEADMATMEKKGVDTGIKALHPLTGEPVSVWVANYVLMDYGSGAVMAVPAHDQRDFEFAQKFNLPITQVIDGEGDLTKAAMVEKGTLINSGEFNGLDFTAAFNAIANKLESEGKGKITTNFRLRDWGVSRQRYWGAPIPVMYLNGGQEIPVPASRLPVLLPEDVTMDGVHSPIKQDENWRKTEIDGQAAEHETDTFDTFMESSWYYARYTCANFEGGMIDKAAADYWLPVDQYVGGIEHAILHLLYARFFHKLMRDEGLVSGDEPFKRLLCQGMVLKDGTKMSKSKGNTVDPQELIDQYGADTVRLFTMFAAPPEQSLEWNDAGVEGAHRFLRKLYKAVYAHQQAGQAPALDASALSGAQKDLRRKTHETIAKVSDDYGRRQTFNTAIAAVMELLNEVSRFDRKAEQDLAVEREALEAAVQLLAPIVPHICHTLWQALGHADNLLDAGWPTVDEQALVKSELELVVQINGKVRAKITVAADADNDSIIAQARANENVQKFLEGVEIKMCKVIPGKLVTFAVK, translated from the coding sequence GTGACAACTAACCTGCCGCTCGAAGAACACTACCATCCAGACCAGATTGAATCGGCCACCCAAGCCCACTGGGATGCCAACAAAAGCTTTAACGTAGCCGAAGATCCAAGCCGCAAAAAGTTTTACTGCCTGTCGATGTTCCCCTACCCCAGCGGCAAGCTGCACATGGGCCACGTACGCAACTACACCATTTCCGACGTGATTGCCCGCTACCAGCGCATGCAGGGTAAAAACGTGCTGCACCCCATGGGCTGGGATGCCTTCGGCCTGCCGGCAGAAAACGCGGCCATCAAGCACAAAACCGCACCGGCCAAGTGGACTTACTCCAACACCGATTACATGCGCAACCAGCTCAAGCGCCTGGGCTTTGGCTTTGATTGGAGCCGTGAAGTTACCACCTGCAAACCGGATTACTACAAGTGGGAGCAGTGGTTCTTCACCCGTCTGATTGAAAAGGGCCTGGCCTATAAAAAAGTCTCGGCGGTGAACTGGTGCCCCAACGACATGACGGTACTGGCCAACGAGCAGGTAATTGATGGCTGCTGCTGGCGCTGCGATTCAAAAGTCGAGCGCAAGGAAATCCCCCAGTGGTTTATTAAAATCACCGACTACGCCGAGCAACTGCTGAAGGATCTGGATCAGCTCGACGAGTGGCCAGAGCAGGTGCGCACCATGCAGCGCAACTGGATTGGCAAGAGCCAGGGCGTAGATATGACCTTCGCCCTAGAAGCGCCTGTGGGCGAACACACGGCATTTGATGTGTACACCACCCGGCCCGATACGCTCATGGGCGTTACCTACGTGAGCCTGGCCGCCGAGCACCCCATCAGCAAAAAGCTTGCAGAAAATAACCCGGCACTGGCGGCGTTTATTGCCGAGTGCAAAATCCAGTCTGTGTCTGAAGCCGATATGGCCACCATGGAGAAAAAGGGCGTAGACACCGGCATCAAAGCCCTGCACCCGCTCACAGGCGAGCCGGTAAGCGTGTGGGTGGCCAACTATGTGTTGATGGATTACGGCTCGGGCGCGGTAATGGCGGTGCCCGCCCACGACCAACGGGATTTCGAATTCGCGCAAAAATTCAATTTGCCCATCACCCAGGTGATTGACGGTGAAGGCGATTTAACGAAAGCCGCCATGGTGGAAAAGGGCACGCTGATCAACTCTGGCGAATTCAACGGCCTGGATTTCACCGCCGCCTTTAACGCCATCGCCAACAAACTTGAAAGCGAAGGCAAAGGCAAAATCACCACCAACTTCCGCCTGCGCGATTGGGGTGTGTCACGCCAGCGCTACTGGGGCGCGCCCATTCCTGTGATGTACTTGAACGGCGGCCAGGAAATTCCCGTGCCGGCCTCGCGCCTGCCCGTGCTGCTGCCGGAAGACGTCACCATGGATGGCGTGCACTCGCCCATCAAGCAAGATGAAAACTGGCGCAAAACCGAGATCGACGGCCAGGCGGCCGAGCACGAAACCGACACCTTCGACACCTTCATGGAGTCTTCCTGGTATTACGCCCGCTACACCTGTGCCAACTTTGAGGGCGGCATGATTGATAAAGCCGCCGCCGATTACTGGCTGCCGGTGGATCAATACGTAGGCGGCATCGAGCACGCCATTTTGCACCTGTTGTATGCGCGCTTTTTCCACAAACTGATGCGCGATGAAGGCCTGGTAAGTGGCGACGAGCCCTTCAAGCGCTTGTTGTGCCAAGGCATGGTGCTGAAAGACGGCACCAAGATGTCTAAATCAAAAGGCAACACCGTAGACCCGCAGGAACTGATCGACCAATACGGCGCAGACACAGTGCGCCTGTTCACCATGTTTGCCGCGCCACCGGAGCAATCGCTGGAGTGGAACGATGCAGGCGTTGAAGGCGCGCACCGCTTTTTGCGCAAGCTCTACAAAGCGGTGTATGCACACCAACAAGCAGGCCAGGCACCGGCACTGGATGCCAGCGCCTTGAGCGGTGCCCAAAAAGATTTGCGCCGCAAAACCCATGAAACCATTGCCAAGGTGAGCGACGACTACGGCCGCCGCCAAACCTTCAACACCGCCATTGCCGCGGTGATGGAATTACTCAACGAGGTGTCGCGCTTTGATCGCAAGGCCGAGCAGGATTTGGCCGTTGAGCGCGAAGCCTTGGAAGCCGCTGTGCAATTACTCGCACCTATTGTGCCGCACATTTGCCACACCCTGTGGCAGGCGCTGGGTCACGCCGACAACCTGCTGGATGCAGGCTGGCCCACGGTCGATGAGCAAGCACTGGTGAAAAGCGAGCTGGAACTGGTGGTGCAAATCAACGGCAAGGTGCGCGCTAAAATCACTGTGGCCGCCGATGCCGATAACGACAGCATCATCGCGCAGGCGCGCGCCAACGAAAACGTACAAAAGTTTTTGGAAGGCGTTGAAATCAAAATGTGCAAGGTAATCCCCGGCAAACTGGTGACCTTTGCCGTTAAATAA
- a CDS encoding zinc ribbon-containing protein, which yields MHEQPKPETQPEDLGRQLGDGLAEEINSFVRLELAAEQMLEDEAALVGAYLKDDVAQAQSYLAELRSELLMLEARAGYWLLEAADPARLDWLRLHRHISHGEQLVMADEVAQDCRLQCLACGAVTRVRGLVTLAPCQACGCEMFQPQAAH from the coding sequence ATGCACGAACAACCAAAGCCTGAAACCCAACCGGAAGACCTGGGCCGCCAGCTCGGTGACGGCCTGGCCGAAGAAATAAACAGCTTTGTGCGCCTGGAGCTTGCCGCAGAGCAAATGCTGGAAGATGAGGCCGCCCTGGTTGGAGCCTACCTGAAAGACGATGTGGCCCAGGCGCAGTCTTACCTGGCCGAACTGCGCTCGGAGCTTTTGATGTTGGAGGCGCGCGCGGGTTACTGGTTGCTGGAAGCGGCAGACCCGGCCCGGCTTGATTGGCTAAGGCTGCACCGGCACATCAGCCACGGTGAGCAGCTGGTGATGGCCGATGAGGTAGCCCAGGATTGCCGCCTCCAGTGCCTTGCCTGCGGTGCGGTTACGCGGGTGCGGGGGCTGGTTACGCTGGCGCCTTGCCAGGCCTGCGGTTGCGAAATGTTCCAGCCACAGGCGGCTCACTAA